TGCACGGCCTCGGGCTGACGCCGTCCAGCAGCCTGCTGAGCTTCGAGACGCACGCGGTCGGCGCCCCCGGGCGGCCCGCGTCGCCCTTCGAGGACGCCGGCGTGGTCGTCGTCGAGCGCCTCCGGAGCGTCGACGGCTCCCCGGTCGGCATCCACCGCGTGGTCGTCCCGGAGGACGTGGCCGACGCCATCGACCTCACCGAGGAGACGGCCGCCGCCGAGCGCTTCTCCCTGTACTCGGCCCTGCAGCGCCACGGCATCGAGCTCACGAGCGCCGAGGAGTCCATGCAGGCCGTCAACGCCGGTCCCGACGACGCCGAGCTGCTGGGCGTCGAGCCGGGCACCGCGCTCATCGAGGTGGTCCGCGAGTCGCGGGACGCCTCCGGGCGGCTCATCGAGCACGTCCGCGCCCGCTACCTGGGCAGCACGTACATCTACCGCATCTCCTTCGCCCCCACGTCCCACGGAGAGAACCATGACCGCACGCGTCACGAAGCTGCTCGTCCCTCTCGCCGCCTCGGCGCTGCTGCTGACCGCCTGTAGCGGCGGCGACCAGCCGTCCGGCGAGGGCTCCGGCCCGTCCGGGGGCGCGGGGTCCGCGGCCCTCGTCGTCGCCCAGGGCGGCCTCGGCGACGAGTCGTTCAACGACCTCGCCTACGCCGGGTTCACCCGCGGCGTGGAGGCGGCCGGGATGACGGGCACGCCCATCGAGTCCGCCGACATCGTGGGGCAGGGCGAGCAGATCCTGCGCCGTGCCGCGCAGACCGATGCCGGCCTGGTGATCGACCTGGAGTACTCGCACAACGAGCTGCTGCCCGCGGTGGCCGCCGACTTCCCGGACACGAGCTGGGTGCTGGTGAACGCCGAGGCCGCGGGGGAGAACGTCGCCTCGGTGCTGTTCCAGGAGCAGGAGGGCTCGTACCTGGCCGGGGCGCTCGCCGCGATGGTCACGCAGGACCCCGACAACCCGCACGTGAACCCGGACAAGGTCATCGGCGTCATCGGCGGCACGGAGTCGGTCGGCATCGACAAGTTCATCGTCGGGTTCATCCAGGGCGCGCACGACGTCGACCCGGACGTGCAGGTGCTCACGGCCTACTCGAACGACTTCGCCGACCCGGCCAAGGGGCAGCAGCTCGCGCAGTCGATGTACGACCAGGGGGCGGACATCGTCTACGCGGTGGCCGGCGGGACGGGCGCGGGCGTGATCCAGGCCGCCGTCGACAACGACCGCTACGCGATCGGGGTGGACGACGACCAGGACGGCGTGGCACCCGGCAACGTGCTGACCAGCGTGCTCAAGCGGACCGACG
This is a stretch of genomic DNA from Cellulomonas sp. ES6. It encodes these proteins:
- a CDS encoding GntR family transcriptional regulator translates to MHLDLDHARGGAPLYLQLANALGDVIVRERLRPGDQLPSETVLAADNRLSRATVIKAYDLLVERGQVVRRQGKGTFVTPRPMARHLPELTSFSEHVHGLGLTPSSSLLSFETHAVGAPGRPASPFEDAGVVVVERLRSVDGSPVGIHRVVVPEDVADAIDLTEETAAAERFSLYSALQRHGIELTSAEESMQAVNAGPDDAELLGVEPGTALIEVVRESRDASGRLIEHVRARYLGSTYIYRISFAPTSHGENHDRTRHEAARPSRRLGAAADRL
- a CDS encoding BMP family ABC transporter substrate-binding protein, producing MTARVTKLLVPLAASALLLTACSGGDQPSGEGSGPSGGAGSAALVVAQGGLGDESFNDLAYAGFTRGVEAAGMTGTPIESADIVGQGEQILRRAAQTDAGLVIDLEYSHNELLPAVAADFPDTSWVLVNAEAAGENVASVLFQEQEGSYLAGALAAMVTQDPDNPHVNPDKVIGVIGGTESVGIDKFIVGFIQGAHDVDPDVQVLTAYSNDFADPAKGQQLAQSMYDQGADIVYAVAGGTGAGVIQAAVDNDRYAIGVDDDQDGVAPGNVLTSVLKRTDVAMEDVVARYAAGEFPGGETVTYGLADGGVGLTDYEYTKDDIGQDTIDAVDALADQIVSGDITVWNAVTQGYPDFYGN